The stretch of DNA AGTAAGATTTAAAAATTCTGTTTACGTTTTTGGCGGCGAAGATTTATCAAGACGGGATGTGCCATTCGTCGAACATTTAGATTTAATGACTAATGTCGAAGAAACTCATCTGTCTCCTACAGAATTTACATTAATGCAAAACTATCCGAATCCATTCAATCCTTCGACAACAATTTCTTTCAAAATTGCTCAAAAATCGAATATTTTGATAGAAATCTTCAATCTCTTAGGGGAAAAAGTAAAGACACTTTGCAATGAAGAATTTCAAGCTGGTGTACACGAATTGGAATGGCTGGGGAAGGATGATCTTAACAATCCGCTTTCGGCAGGTGTTTATCTTTACAAACTTTCAGCGAAACAATTCACAGCTTCGAAAAAAATGGTGCTCTTAAAATAATGCTTAGATACTGCATATTGCTGATAGTACTTCAAGGCGCCAGTCTGAAGCAGGAGCTTTTCTCACAACAGATTTCCTCAGAACTTGATTCAATAAAAAATAAGTTTGAAACATTTGATTACAAAAATGTTATCTCCCTTTCTGAAAAAATTCTTAATACCAGCGATTCTTTGCTGCTCAATGATAGAATCGAAATTCTAAGGATGAAAGCGATTTCACACTACTCTCTTTGGGATGAAAATTCCTCAAAAGAAAGTTTTAAAGAAATTCTAAAACTCAACAATCAATACAATTTGGATTCACTCAAAAATTCACCAAAGATTGTTTCATTCTACAAATCAATAAAAAAAGAATATTCAAGCGAGCCGCCAAAGCAAATTAAAGTTGAAGAGAAAATTAATATTGATTCTTTGTTAAAGATTGAAAAGGACAAGTTCCAATCTAGTTCAACGAATTTAAAAACTTCATTTATTAAATCACTAATTCTTCCAGGCTGGGGACATCTCAATAATGGAAGCAATACAAAGGGATGGTTTTTGATTTCTTCAACAGCTGTTACGCTCACCTCATCTATTTACTTCTCATTCGATGCACACAGCAAGGAAAAGGATTATCTTGCCGCCACAACACAACCACAAATCGATGAACTTTATAATTCTTATAACACATCTTATAAACTGAGAAACATTTCATTAATTTCACTTACTCTTGTTTGGTTATACTCCCAAATTGATCTTGCATTCTTATCGAACAGTGGTGCGGAATATTTTACCTCAAATCGGGATTACAATCTCACTCCTTTCACAAGAAACTTTGATGCAATTTTTAGATTAAGACTCCCACTTTAAGTCTGAAATCGGATTTGGATAAATCAATTTATCCATGAAAAAAATTCGTCAACTGCGAAAATTCTGCGTAGTACCAAACTTGCGAAAAACTATTCCATTCTGAGAGGAAATTTTTTTTAGATGAATTTCTTGGAATTTTTACATTTAAATCTTGAAAAAATCCACAAAAAAACTAATTATCACTCATCCTGCAGATTTTTCATAATATTACATATTCCCAATAGCCCAAAACTGAACCTCGGCATTATTATTGACTCTCAAACTGCAATGAATTCAATCATTAACAAAAGAGGACAACATGAAAACAATAAATAAGTATACAGCATTTTTTCTACTGCTATTTGCTGCATCTATTTTTGCACAAATACCAGCGCCGGAAAATCTAACGGCGGAATTCAGGACACACGGTCCGACACCAACAAATGCTTACGGTTTTGTTGAATTAAATTGGACTATGCCGTCTTCCCCAACTCCAACAATGTATCATTTCAAAATCTTTCGGAAAGATCCAAATTCAACGGAATTTCGTATGATCATGGATGGCTGGCGCGGCACAAAGTTTTTTGATTATAATGTAACTCCGGAAAAAACTTTCGAGTACTACGTTAAGGCATTCAATTCTTCAGGAATCAGTCCAGAATCCAATCATGCGACAGTAACAACACCCCCAATTCCAGATTTCGTAAAATTTGTGAGCGAACCTCCACGAACAGGTTCAGTCGGTGTGCAATTTGTTTATGATGCAAACGCTGTCAGCAACAATCCAACAGCAGTTATCACCTACTCTTTAGAATTAAGTCCCGATGGAATGACAATAGATGCATCGACTGGATTAATTCTCTGGACACCAACAATGAGCGGTGATTTCCATGTTCAAGTGAAAGCAACAAGTTCAAAAGGCGGGGTTGCTTTTCATGGATTTAAGATTTTCGTTTATGGTCCACTTGGGTTTATCACCGGAACTGTCACAGATGATTCTACAGGCAGCCCGATATCTGGTGTTGCAGTCTATTTTATAAATCTTGGTGCGAACAGACATGATTTAACATATACTGACAATTCCGGAAATTTCAATAAAGCTCTTCCTATTGGCTGGTATAAAATCAAATATTTAAAAGCATCCTACATTCCAGAATTTTACAATGACAAATCAGATTTCCGAACAGCGGATTCAATTCTACTAGGAGATTTTGCTCCATTCAATGCATCAGCAGGATTAAGCAAAGTTCCTCCACCGGTTTTTTATAATATCAGCGGATGGGTAAAAAATGCTTCTGGTGAGCCGGTAAGATCTGCTATGACAGTATTTTTAATTCGCAATACTCCAAATCCAAATCCCTCAATAGTCCCACTTCATCACACAATTGTAACTGACAGTCTCGGTAATTACAATTTTAGAGTGATAGGCGGAATGGAATATGTTGTATTTGCAAAACCGTTTAATCATACATACTATCCGGAATATTGGAATAATAAAAGATCTTTCCTCGAGGCAGATAAAATCCTCGTAAATGAAAATAAAACTGACATCAACTTTACAATGGATTTGAAACCAGTATATGCAAATGGTGTCAGCGGACAAGTTAAACACTTCACTTCGAGCGAGGGTGTTCCAGCACATATTACTCTTTATCGGTTGTTGAATATAGGATTCAGACCATTCAAATCTACCAGATCAGATTCGCTCGGAAATTATCTAATTGAAAATCTCGAACCAGGTAAATATATCATTCAAGCAATCCCGAGATTTCCTTTCTTCCCAGGATATTACAAACAAAGCGGCGTAGC from Ignavibacteria bacterium encodes:
- a CDS encoding T9SS type A sorting domain-containing protein; protein product: MKTINKYTAFFLLLFAASIFAQIPAPENLTAEFRTHGPTPTNAYGFVELNWTMPSSPTPTMYHFKIFRKDPNSTEFRMIMDGWRGTKFFDYNVTPEKTFEYYVKAFNSSGISPESNHATVTTPPIPDFVKFVSEPPRTGSVGVQFVYDANAVSNNPTAVITYSLELSPDGMTIDASTGLILWTPTMSGDFHVQVKATSSKGGVAFHGFKIFVYGPLGFITGTVTDDSTGSPISGVAVYFINLGANRHDLTYTDNSGNFNKALPIGWYKIKYLKASYIPEFYNDKSDFRTADSILLGDFAPFNASAGLSKVPPPVFYNISGWVKNASGEPVRSAMTVFLIRNTPNPNPSIVPLHHTIVTDSLGNYNFRVIGGMEYVVFAKPFNHTYYPEYWNNKRSFLEADKILVNENKTDINFTMDLKPVYANGVSGQVKHFTSSEGVPAHITLYRLLNIGFRPFKSTRSDSLGNYLIENLEPGKYIIQAIPRFPFFPGYYKQSGVAKTWRQADTVTVTETGVLLALDINLLARTDTGFAVIAGKVRTTQGDNLVGGIVLAVDVEGNIAGSAETDADGKYSIEDLPAGNYTLAVDAVGYLQGTTPSLTVDYANNSSKDADLLVSPTSTTSVGDKTNGTIPNGYKLMQNYPNPFNPNTVIRFGLPEKANVKIAVYNLIGERVANLVSQELNAGYHEVQFDANGLSSGVYLYRIEAGSFISVKKMLLLK